A region of Micromonospora chokoriensis DNA encodes the following proteins:
- a CDS encoding molybdopterin-dependent oxidoreductase, with amino-acid sequence MTRRARIPVPEDFTAPSHSPLVAARLGLWLGVAFGLCFVTGVLSHYVQHPPGWFTWPSRPVNLYRITQGTHVLSGIAAIPLLLGKLWSVYPRLFVRPPVRQPIRLSAHALERISVLVLVCAAFFELVTGLFNVAQSYPWGFFFPAAHHAVAWLLVGGLLLHIAVKLPIARAALGTPLRPDDPDSSGRRLFLRTSAGVAGVAVLATAGVTVPWLRRVSPLAWRSATGPQGIPINRTAAAAHITVPPDWRLEIVWTGGRAVFSLAELAALPQRTAHLPIACVEGWSASADWTGVPVVDLLRLAGAPTDRAVRISSLETDGLYAVSTLPATHVGDPLTLLALRINGEELSPDHGYPCRLIAPSRPGVLQTKWLARLEVLR; translated from the coding sequence ATGACCCGCCGAGCGCGCATCCCCGTCCCCGAGGACTTCACCGCCCCGTCGCACTCGCCGCTGGTCGCCGCCCGGCTCGGTCTCTGGCTCGGGGTGGCGTTCGGGTTGTGCTTCGTCACCGGTGTCCTCAGCCACTACGTCCAGCACCCGCCAGGCTGGTTCACCTGGCCGAGTCGACCGGTCAACCTCTACCGGATCACCCAGGGCACCCACGTGCTCTCCGGAATCGCCGCGATCCCGCTGCTACTGGGCAAGCTGTGGAGCGTCTACCCCCGGCTGTTCGTCCGTCCGCCGGTGCGCCAGCCGATCCGGCTGTCCGCGCACGCCCTCGAACGGATCTCCGTCCTGGTCCTGGTCTGCGCCGCGTTCTTCGAACTGGTCACCGGCCTGTTCAACGTCGCCCAGTCGTACCCGTGGGGATTCTTCTTCCCGGCGGCCCACCACGCGGTCGCCTGGCTGCTGGTGGGCGGGCTGCTGCTGCACATCGCGGTGAAGCTCCCGATCGCCCGCGCGGCGCTGGGCACGCCGCTGCGACCAGACGACCCGGACTCGTCCGGACGGCGCTTGTTCCTGCGTACCTCGGCGGGCGTCGCCGGTGTGGCGGTGCTGGCCACCGCCGGGGTCACCGTGCCGTGGTTGCGTCGGGTCTCCCCGCTGGCGTGGCGCTCCGCGACCGGGCCGCAGGGCATCCCGATCAACCGGACGGCGGCAGCAGCGCACATCACCGTTCCACCGGACTGGCGGCTGGAGATCGTCTGGACGGGTGGCAGGGCGGTCTTCTCCCTTGCCGAACTGGCCGCCCTCCCCCAGCGCACGGCGCATCTGCCGATCGCCTGCGTCGAGGGCTGGAGCGCCTCCGCCGACTGGACGGGCGTACCCGTCGTCGACCTGCTCCGGCTGGCCGGCGCGCCGACCGACCGGGCGGTGCGGATCTCCTCGCTGGAGACCGACGGCCTGTACGCCGTCAGCACGCTTCCGGCGACCCACGTCGGTGACCCGCTCACCCTGCTCGCGCTCAGGATCAACGGCGAGGAACTGTCCCCCGACCACGGTTACCCCTGCCGCCTCATCGCTCCGAGCCGACCGGGCGTCCTCCAGACCAAGTGGCTGGCCCGGCTGGAGGTGCTGCGGTGA